In a single window of the Planctomycetaceae bacterium genome:
- the rpoD gene encoding RNA polymerase sigma factor RpoD — MHRLDEGLRKLIEIGLKQGHLTFYQVNSFLPDEADDPRQLDNLIMCLEEMDLQLVPDPVVEEPEDPATAKKRRPEIRLEDSGRGTEDPIRMYLSQMGEIPLLTREEEIFLAKQIEVTRRRFRRALLGTEFALNFCHETLTRVHKSELPFDRTIKVSMTESLEKEQILGRMPFNLATIESIRVRDAADYAVIFNPETPEDRRQEVVQQVEQRRRRTITLLEELSLRTQRLQPCMKRLEQISLRMTELQDHIENLKNLSSAEDETRSMQKELDDLIEMTKESPDSLAVKMENILQRHAEYEKAMRDLSGGNLRLVVSIAKKYRNRGLTFLDLIQEGNTGLMRAVDKYEYRRGYKFSTYATWWIRQAITRAIADQARTIRIPVHMIETMTRLRAAARDLLQELGREPTVDEMAEVAGVPIEEARRVMRISRQPISLDKPIGDSDDNSFGEFLEDRGNDSPVSNAASEMLKDKIDSVLKTLTYREREIIKLRYGLGDGYTYTLEEVGRIFKVTRERVRQIEAKAVRKLQHPVRSRQLQGFLEGLAAVGG; from the coding sequence ATGCATCGTCTGGATGAGGGACTTCGTAAGCTGATCGAAATCGGGCTTAAGCAGGGACATTTGACCTTTTATCAGGTCAATTCCTTCCTGCCCGATGAAGCAGACGATCCCCGACAACTCGATAACCTGATCATGTGTCTGGAAGAAATGGATCTTCAACTGGTTCCCGATCCGGTTGTTGAAGAGCCTGAGGATCCGGCGACCGCGAAGAAACGCCGTCCGGAGATTCGACTCGAAGACAGCGGCCGCGGCACCGAAGACCCGATCCGTATGTACTTGTCGCAGATGGGTGAAATTCCGCTGCTGACCCGCGAAGAAGAGATCTTTCTGGCGAAGCAGATCGAAGTCACCCGAAGACGCTTCCGACGCGCGCTGCTGGGTACAGAGTTCGCGCTGAACTTCTGCCATGAAACCCTGACTCGCGTTCATAAAAGCGAACTTCCGTTTGATCGCACGATTAAAGTGTCGATGACGGAAAGCCTGGAGAAGGAGCAAATCCTTGGCCGAATGCCATTCAATCTGGCAACGATTGAGTCAATTCGAGTCAGAGATGCAGCGGATTACGCCGTCATCTTCAATCCGGAAACTCCTGAAGATCGCCGACAGGAAGTCGTTCAGCAGGTTGAACAACGTCGACGACGCACCATCACACTGCTGGAGGAACTCAGCCTGAGAACCCAGCGCCTTCAGCCCTGCATGAAGCGACTGGAGCAGATTTCTCTCCGCATGACCGAGCTTCAGGATCACATCGAAAACCTGAAGAATCTGTCATCCGCCGAAGACGAAACCCGCAGTATGCAGAAGGAACTGGATGACCTGATTGAGATGACCAAAGAATCCCCCGATTCACTGGCCGTCAAAATGGAGAACATCCTTCAGCGTCACGCTGAATACGAAAAGGCGATGCGCGACTTGTCGGGGGGGAACCTGCGACTGGTGGTATCCATCGCCAAGAAATATCGCAACCGAGGCCTCACCTTTCTGGATCTCATTCAGGAAGGCAATACCGGCCTGATGCGTGCGGTTGATAAGTACGAGTATCGCCGCGGGTATAAATTCTCTACCTATGCGACGTGGTGGATTCGCCAGGCAATCACACGGGCCATTGCCGATCAGGCACGGACAATCCGAATCCCCGTGCACATGATCGAAACCATGACGCGGTTGCGAGCGGCGGCACGCGACCTGCTTCAGGAGCTTGGACGCGAACCGACCGTTGATGAAATGGCCGAAGTTGCGGGTGTGCCGATTGAAGAAGCTCGACGAGTCATGCGGATTTCTCGTCAGCCAATCAGCCTCGACAAGCCGATCGGCGACAGCGATGACAACAGCTTCGGGGAATTCCTTGAAGACCGTGGCAATGACAGCCCGGTCAGCAATGCTGCATCGGAAATGCTGAAGGATAAGATCGACAGCGTTCTGAAGACACTGACCTATCGCGAAAGAGAAATCATCAAGCTGCGTTACGGTCTTGGTGACGGATACACCTACACACTGGAAGAAGTGGGGCGAATCTTCAAAGTCACTCGCGAACGCGTCCGCCAAATTGAAGCGAAAGCTGTCCGAAAGCTTCAACATCCTGTGCGCAGCAGACAACTACAGGGCTTTCTGGAAGGTTTGGCGGCTGTTGGTGGCTAA